Within the Halarsenatibacter silvermanii genome, the region GTCCTACTGTCAAAAATGCTATCTATATGGATTCCCCTGATTTAGAATTATCTGGTCTTTTCTCTGAAAAAATTTGCTGGAAGTTATGGGGTCAATATATTTTATTTTTTTATAGTAGGGTTATACCAGTAGTTTTTGAAAAATAACACGGCAGCCAGCCAGGAAAACAAGATTATCAGGAAAGCGACGATCGCAACTGTGGTAACTGAATGAAACAAAATATGGCCTATAAGGACATAGATTAATAACTTTGGAGCCATACCCAAAAGAGAAATAATAATATATTTCCAGTATTCAATGCCGGTGGAGCCCAACGTTATGCTGACCGGTTCTAATGGCAGGGGAAGCAATCTTATCAAAAAAACCAATTCTGGATTATCCCGGGGATTGAGGGCGAAGATTTCCTGAAGTTTGTCGCTTTTTTTAATAAATTTTTTGACAAAATCATACCCCAGTAAAAAACCGATGAAATAGGCCAGGGAAAAGTTGAGAAAGA harbors:
- a CDS encoding TVP38/TMEM64 family protein, with product MKKKYIYQILLALIILALLFSFGRDLIELDIEEFVLETENHFRSITTIFLLLVIKAVFFFLPGPVLYTLFGMLLSPSLAFLTICGALFLNFSLAYFIGFLLGYDFVKKFIKKSDKLQEIFALNPRDNPELVFLIRLLPLPLEPVSITLGSTGIEYWKYIIISLLGMAPKLLIYVLIGHILFHSVTTVAIVAFLIILFSWLAAVLFFKNYWYNPTIKK